One window from the genome of Pseudomonas sp. L5B5 encodes:
- the purN gene encoding phosphoribosylglycinamide formyltransferase — translation MLPTCDVVVLLSGTGSNLQALIDNARTDDSPVRIAAVISNRSDAYGLQRAKEAGITTRFLDHTAFEGREAFDQALVELIDTFQPKLVVLAGFMRILSAGFVRHYQGRLLNIHPSLLPKYKGLHTHQRALEAADTEHGCSVHFVTEELDGGPLVVQAVIPVELHDSPQSLAQRVHVQEHRIYPMAVRWFAEGRLTLGDQGALLDGKLLAASGYLIRT, via the coding sequence ATGTTGCCGACCTGTGATGTTGTGGTGCTGCTGTCCGGCACCGGCAGTAACCTGCAAGCCCTGATCGACAACGCGCGGACCGACGACAGTCCGGTCCGCATCGCTGCCGTGATCTCCAACCGCTCAGACGCCTATGGCCTGCAGCGCGCCAAGGAAGCGGGTATCACTACCCGCTTCCTCGATCACACTGCCTTCGAGGGCCGCGAGGCCTTCGACCAGGCACTGGTCGAACTGATCGACACCTTTCAACCCAAACTGGTGGTCCTGGCCGGGTTCATGCGCATTCTCAGCGCAGGTTTCGTCCGTCACTACCAGGGTCGCCTGTTGAATATCCATCCTTCGCTGCTGCCCAAATACAAAGGGTTACACACTCACCAGCGAGCGCTTGAGGCCGCAGACACGGAACACGGCTGCAGCGTGCACTTCGTCACCGAGGAACTCGATGGCGGGCCTCTGGTCGTACAGGCTGTGATCCCGGTAGAGTTGCACGACTCGCCCCAGAGCCTGGCGCAGCGAGTGCATGTCCAGGAACACCGGATTTACCCAATGGCCGTACGCTGGTTCGCCGAAGGCCGGCTAACGCTCGGCGACCAAGGTGCTTTACTGGATGGCAAATTACTGGCCGCCAGCGGTTACTTGATTCGAACCTAG
- the purM gene encoding phosphoribosylformylglycinamidine cyclo-ligase, protein MSKQPSLSYKDAGVDIDAGEALVERIKGVAKRTARPEVMGGLGGFGALCEIPAGYKQPVLVSGTDGVGTKLRLALNLNKHDSIGQDLVAMCVNDLVVCGAEPLFFLDYYATGKLNVDVAATVVTGIGAGCELAGCSLVGGETAEMPGMYEGEDYDLAGFCVGVVEKAEIIDGSKVATGDALIALPSSGPHSNGYSLIRKILEVSGTDIDSTQLDGKPLADLLMAPTRIYVKPLLQLIKETGAVKAMAHITGGGLLDNIPRVLPKGAQAVVDVASWQRPAVFDFLQEKGNVDEHEMHRVLNCGVGMVICVAQDQVDNALNVLRAAGEQPWVIGQIASAAEGAAQVELKNLKAH, encoded by the coding sequence ATGAGCAAGCAACCCTCCCTGAGCTACAAAGACGCCGGTGTAGACATCGACGCCGGCGAAGCACTGGTCGAACGCATCAAGGGCGTCGCCAAGCGTACCGCACGCCCTGAAGTCATGGGTGGCCTGGGCGGCTTCGGCGCCCTCTGCGAGATCCCGGCCGGCTACAAGCAGCCAGTGCTGGTCTCCGGTACCGACGGCGTGGGCACCAAGTTGCGCCTGGCCTTGAACCTGAACAAGCACGACAGCATCGGTCAGGATCTGGTCGCCATGTGCGTCAACGACCTGGTGGTGTGCGGTGCCGAGCCGCTGTTCTTCCTCGATTACTACGCCACCGGCAAGCTCAACGTCGATGTGGCTGCCACCGTGGTCACCGGCATTGGCGCCGGCTGCGAACTGGCCGGTTGTTCGCTGGTCGGTGGTGAGACCGCCGAGATGCCAGGCATGTACGAAGGCGAAGACTACGACCTGGCCGGTTTCTGTGTCGGCGTAGTGGAAAAAGCCGAGATCATCGACGGTTCGAAAGTGGCCACCGGTGATGCACTGATCGCACTGCCCTCCTCCGGCCCACATTCCAACGGCTATTCGCTGATCCGCAAGATCCTCGAAGTATCCGGCACCGATATCGACAGCACCCAGCTTGACGGCAAGCCGCTGGCCGACCTGTTGATGGCCCCGACCCGCATCTACGTCAAGCCGCTGCTGCAACTGATCAAGGAGACCGGCGCGGTCAAGGCCATGGCCCACATCACCGGCGGCGGCCTGCTGGACAACATCCCGCGCGTACTGCCAAAAGGCGCCCAGGCGGTGGTCGACGTGGCCAGCTGGCAGCGTCCGGCCGTCTTCGACTTCCTGCAGGAAAAAGGCAACGTCGATGAACATGAAATGCACCGTGTGCTGAACTGCGGCGTAGGCATGGTCATCTGCGTGGCCCAGGATCAGGTCGATAACGCCCTCAACGTCCTGCGCGCTGCCGGCGAGCAACCTTGGGTCATCGGCCAGATCGCCAGTGCCGCCGAAGGCGCAGCCCAAGTCGAACTGAAGAACCTCAAGGCTCACTGA
- a CDS encoding DUF2066 domain-containing protein produces the protein MRLGQFLVVGCLSLVSLASHAETLNGLYQVREPVSSQSPQERDQATQRALETLVLRLTGDAKAAQGPGLADIRKDPQQIVSQYGYDAGPPESLQVDFDPVSTDRALRQAGLSLWGSNRPSILGWWLNDSTEGSSLVGDGQASAEPLRRAAQHRGLPLRLPLGDLTEQIVATAPNLEGADPAPLRDASERYGADALLAVHAREEGGQWQAKWRLWLGDQKEQGSVQGADTGALADAVLLAVSQRLAPRFVARPGVSSEQLLEVQGMNLEHYAALGHLLEPFGGQLRSVDGDRVVYRVNGSAEQLRAQLSLAKLQEIPAGQVQPAPAPGVDGAAPVTQDSGAQLRFRW, from the coding sequence ATGCGTCTGGGTCAATTTCTAGTTGTGGGCTGTTTGTCATTGGTCAGCCTGGCAAGTCATGCCGAAACCCTCAACGGTCTGTATCAGGTTCGCGAGCCGGTGAGCAGTCAGTCGCCCCAGGAGCGCGACCAGGCTACTCAGCGAGCCCTGGAGACCCTGGTGCTGCGCCTGACCGGCGATGCCAAGGCCGCTCAGGGGCCGGGGCTGGCGGATATTCGCAAGGACCCGCAGCAGATCGTCAGCCAGTACGGCTATGACGCCGGGCCGCCGGAGAGCCTGCAAGTGGACTTCGATCCGGTCAGCACCGACCGCGCCCTGCGCCAGGCGGGTTTGTCGTTGTGGGGGAGCAATCGCCCGTCCATCCTCGGCTGGTGGTTGAATGACTCTACCGAAGGCTCGAGCCTGGTGGGTGATGGCCAGGCCAGCGCAGAACCACTGCGGCGAGCGGCCCAGCATCGCGGATTGCCGTTGCGCTTGCCGCTGGGGGACTTGACCGAACAGATCGTTGCTACTGCGCCCAACCTCGAGGGTGCGGACCCGGCCCCGCTGCGTGACGCTTCGGAGCGTTATGGGGCGGATGCGCTGTTGGCAGTGCACGCCCGCGAAGAGGGTGGTCAGTGGCAGGCCAAGTGGCGGTTATGGCTGGGCGACCAGAAGGAGCAGGGTTCGGTCCAGGGGGCTGATACCGGTGCCTTGGCCGATGCCGTGCTGCTGGCGGTGAGCCAGCGCCTGGCGCCGCGCTTCGTGGCGCGCCCGGGAGTTTCCAGCGAACAGTTGCTTGAGGTGCAGGGCATGAATCTGGAGCACTACGCGGCCCTGGGGCATTTGCTGGAGCCGTTTGGTGGGCAGTTGCGTAGCGTCGACGGTGATCGAGTCGTCTATCGGGTCAATGGCAGCGCCGAGCAGTTGCGTGCGCAGTTGTCCCTGGCCAAGTTGCAGGAGATTCCTGCCGGGCAGGTGCAGCCAGCACCTGCGCCGGGCGTGGATGGTGCTGCGCCGGTTACCCAGGACTCTGGAGCGCAGTTGCGCTTTCGTTGGTAG
- a CDS encoding AI-2E family transporter, protein MADTRRWVWLGGVLLVCGFLYLLHPILSPFLVALLLAYLFDPLVDRLEKWGLSRTWGVVAVFALFTLIVMTLLLVLVPMLAKQLVRLYELAPQMLDWVQHTAMPWVQSRLGLADGFWKFDKVKTAISEHMGQTTDIVGVVLSQATASGLALIGWLANLVLIPVVSFYLLRDWDLMMAKVRSLLPRDREERVVSLAGECHEVLGAFVRGQLLVMVALGVIYAAGLMLVGLELGLLIGLIAGLAAIVPYMGFIIGIGAALIAGLFQFGGDLYPMIGIVAVFMVGQALEGMVLTPLLVGDRIGLHPVAVIFAILAGGELFGFTGVLLALPVAAVIMVLVRHVHDLYKDSDLYSGTQEPDL, encoded by the coding sequence ATGGCTGATACCCGTCGTTGGGTCTGGTTGGGTGGAGTGCTTCTGGTCTGCGGGTTCCTCTACCTGCTGCACCCGATCCTCAGTCCGTTCCTGGTAGCGCTGTTGCTGGCGTACCTGTTCGATCCGCTGGTGGATCGCCTGGAAAAATGGGGTTTGTCCCGGACTTGGGGGGTGGTGGCAGTATTCGCCCTGTTTACCCTGATCGTGATGACCTTGCTGTTGGTCCTGGTTCCGATGCTGGCCAAGCAGTTGGTGCGCCTCTACGAGTTGGCGCCACAGATGCTCGACTGGGTTCAGCACACGGCCATGCCCTGGGTTCAATCGCGACTGGGGCTGGCCGACGGTTTCTGGAAGTTCGACAAGGTCAAGACTGCCATCAGCGAGCATATGGGGCAGACCACGGACATTGTCGGCGTGGTACTGAGTCAGGCCACGGCCTCTGGTCTGGCGCTGATCGGCTGGCTGGCCAATCTGGTACTGATTCCTGTGGTCAGCTTCTATCTGCTGCGGGATTGGGATCTGATGATGGCCAAGGTTCGCAGCCTGCTGCCGCGTGATCGCGAAGAGCGGGTGGTGTCCCTGGCGGGGGAGTGCCATGAAGTGCTGGGGGCCTTTGTGCGTGGGCAGTTGCTGGTGATGGTGGCTCTGGGCGTGATCTATGCCGCGGGGCTGATGCTGGTGGGGCTGGAATTGGGGCTGTTGATTGGCCTGATTGCCGGGCTGGCGGCCATCGTCCCTTACATGGGGTTCATCATCGGTATTGGTGCGGCACTGATCGCGGGGCTGTTCCAGTTCGGTGGCGACCTGTATCCCATGATCGGTATCGTCGCGGTGTTCATGGTGGGGCAGGCGCTGGAAGGGATGGTGCTCACACCTCTGCTGGTGGGGGATCGTATCGGCCTGCACCCGGTGGCCGTGATTTTTGCCATCCTCGCTGGTGGCGAGCTGTTCGGTTTCACCGGGGTGCTGCTGGCCCTGCCCGTGGCGGCGGTGATCATGGTGCTGGTGCGTCATGTGCACGACTTGTACAAGGACTCGGACCTCTACAGTGGGACCCAGGAACCCGATCTATAG
- the hda gene encoding DnaA regulatory inactivator Hda — MKPIQLPLGVRLRDDATFINYYPGANAAALGYVERLCEADAGWTESLIYLWGKDGVGRTHLLQAACLRFEQLGEAAVYLPLAELLDRGIEILDHLEQYELVCLDDLQVVAGKADWEEALFHLFNRLRDSGRRLLIAASTSPRELPVKLADLKSRLTLALIFQMRPLSDEDKLRALQLRASRRGLHLTDEVGHFILTRGTRSMSALFELLERLDQASLQAQRKLTIPFLKETLGW; from the coding sequence ATGAAACCGATTCAGCTGCCCTTGGGGGTGCGTCTGCGTGATGACGCCACCTTCATCAACTACTATCCCGGCGCCAACGCTGCGGCACTCGGCTATGTCGAGCGTCTCTGCGAAGCCGATGCCGGCTGGACCGAGAGCCTGATCTACCTCTGGGGCAAGGATGGTGTGGGGCGCACTCATTTGCTGCAGGCGGCCTGTCTGCGTTTCGAGCAGTTGGGGGAGGCTGCGGTATACCTGCCGTTGGCGGAGCTGCTGGATCGCGGAATCGAGATCCTCGACCATCTCGAGCAATACGAGCTGGTCTGCCTGGATGACTTGCAGGTCGTGGCTGGCAAGGCGGACTGGGAAGAGGCGCTGTTTCATCTGTTCAATCGTCTGCGCGACAGCGGTCGGCGCCTGTTGATTGCTGCCTCGACGTCGCCTCGCGAGCTGCCGGTGAAGCTGGCAGACCTCAAGTCCCGCCTGACCCTGGCGCTGATCTTCCAGATGCGTCCGCTTTCCGATGAAGACAAGCTGCGTGCCTTGCAGTTGAGGGCGTCCCGGCGAGGCCTGCATCTGACCGACGAAGTCGGGCATTTCATCCTGACCCGGGGCACGCGGAGCATGAGCGCTCTGTTCGAGCTGCTGGAGCGTTTGGACCAGGCCTCGCTGCAGGCTCAGCGCAAATTGACCATTCCTTTCTTGAAAGAAACCCTGGGCTGGTAA
- a CDS encoding C40 family peptidase, giving the protein MLNRFAPLVPLALVTLLFGCASHAPVSQQQVVQQAQVTTKNQSSAVYQEELATEKELAEFADSKPYQLPVLADSILERGMSLIGTRYRFGGTSEAGFDCSGFIGYLFREEAGMNLPRSTREMINVKAPLVARNNLKPGDLLFFSTNGRGRVSHAGIYLGDDQFIHSSSRRSGGVRVDSLGDSYWSKTFIEAKRALAMAPTVVTARK; this is encoded by the coding sequence ATGCTAAATCGCTTCGCACCCCTCGTGCCTCTCGCACTCGTTACCCTGCTGTTTGGTTGCGCCTCCCATGCACCGGTGTCGCAACAACAGGTCGTACAGCAGGCTCAAGTCACCACCAAGAACCAGTCTTCCGCTGTTTATCAGGAGGAGCTGGCAACTGAAAAGGAACTGGCAGAATTCGCTGACAGCAAGCCTTACCAGTTGCCAGTTCTGGCCGACAGCATTCTCGAGCGTGGCATGTCCCTGATCGGTACCCGCTATCGTTTCGGCGGCACCTCCGAAGCGGGTTTCGACTGCAGCGGTTTCATCGGTTACCTGTTTCGTGAAGAGGCTGGCATGAACCTGCCACGCTCCACTCGCGAAATGATCAACGTCAAGGCACCCCTGGTGGCGCGCAACAACCTCAAGCCGGGTGACCTGCTGTTCTTCAGCACCAACGGCCGTGGGCGCGTCAGCCATGCCGGTATCTACCTGGGCGACGACCAGTTCATCCATTCCAGCAGCCGTCGTAGTGGCGGTGTGCGGGTCGACAGCCTGGGTGACAGCTACTGGAGCAAGACCTTCATCGAGGCCAAGCGTGCACTCGCCATGGCTCCGACAGTGGTCACCGCACGCAAATAA
- a CDS encoding C40 family peptidase, whose protein sequence is MSTSARIALIVLAALLSACASRTPPPAPVVRAPVFNSSQTFSPVAEDVLFRALGLVGTPYRWGGNTPATGFDCSGLIGYVYRDAAGISLPRSTREMIGMQAPDVGKNALQTGDLIFFATNGGSQVSHAGIYVGEGRFVHAPATGGTVKLDSLSKAYWQKAYLSAKRVLQPEHLAHNP, encoded by the coding sequence ATGTCGACCTCGGCCCGCATTGCTCTGATTGTCCTCGCAGCGCTGCTCAGCGCCTGCGCCAGCCGTACCCCGCCCCCTGCGCCCGTGGTGCGGGCTCCGGTATTCAATTCCTCCCAGACCTTTTCTCCGGTTGCCGAAGACGTGCTGTTTCGTGCGTTGGGCCTGGTGGGCACGCCTTATCGCTGGGGCGGCAACACGCCAGCCACGGGGTTCGATTGCAGTGGCCTGATCGGTTATGTGTATCGCGATGCTGCTGGTATCTCCCTGCCACGCTCGACCCGGGAAATGATTGGCATGCAGGCTCCGGATGTCGGCAAGAATGCCCTGCAGACGGGGGATCTGATCTTCTTCGCCACCAATGGCGGTTCCCAGGTCAGCCATGCCGGGATCTATGTCGGTGAGGGGCGTTTCGTGCATGCCCCGGCTACCGGTGGCACAGTCAAGCTCGACAGCCTTTCGAAGGCCTATTGGCAGAAGGCCTATCTGAGCGCCAAGCGCGTACTGCAGCCGGAACATCTGGCGCACAACCCGTAA
- a CDS encoding class I SAM-dependent methyltransferase, with translation MTARTLNLDDALYQYLLDVSLRETPLLRRLRDETQALPTARWQVAPEQGQFLALLIKLIGARRVLEVGTFTGYSALCMAQALPDDGLLVCCDIPGDYNTTAQRYWQEAGVEQRIDLRLAPALDTLDSLERMGQGAAYDLIFIDADKANYPSYLESALRLLRVGGLAVFDNTLWSGRVLETEPASEDTRAIQALNRALRDDPRVDLSLLPLGDGLTLCRKR, from the coding sequence GTGACGGCCCGTACGCTCAACCTCGACGATGCTCTCTACCAATACCTGCTGGACGTTTCCCTGCGTGAAACGCCCCTGTTGCGCCGTCTGCGAGACGAGACCCAGGCCCTGCCCACTGCACGCTGGCAGGTGGCGCCCGAGCAGGGCCAGTTTCTCGCCCTGTTGATCAAGTTGATCGGCGCCCGCCGAGTGCTGGAGGTGGGTACCTTCACCGGTTATAGCGCCTTGTGCATGGCTCAAGCGTTGCCGGATGATGGTTTGCTGGTCTGTTGTGACATTCCGGGTGACTACAACACCACTGCCCAGCGTTACTGGCAGGAGGCTGGTGTCGAGCAGCGCATCGACCTGCGTCTGGCGCCTGCGCTGGACACTCTCGACAGCCTGGAGAGGATGGGGCAGGGCGCAGCTTACGACCTCATCTTCATCGATGCCGACAAGGCCAACTATCCGAGCTACCTGGAGTCCGCACTGCGCCTGCTGCGTGTTGGGGGCCTGGCGGTGTTCGATAACACGCTATGGAGTGGCCGGGTTCTGGAGACGGAACCGGCCAGTGAGGACACCCGGGCCATCCAGGCCCTCAATCGTGCCCTCAGGGATGACCCGCGTGTTGACTTGTCGCTGTTGCCCCTGGGGGACGGCCTGACCTTGTGCCGCAAGCGCTGA
- a CDS encoding PQQ-dependent sugar dehydrogenase yields the protein MLTLRHTLLLAIAASLAACGETSSLQVADGTGPNPKLPEPNPTLIPTLNIAPAVGWPQGAKPLAASGTQVNAFAEDLDHPRWLYVLPNGDILVAETNAPPKPDDSQGIRGWVAGKVMGRAGATVPSANRITLLRDADHDGVAETRSVFLENLNSPFGMTLMGNDLYVADTDKLLRFPYQNGDTRISASATKVLDLPGGTLNHHWTKNVIASKDGSKLYVTVGSNSNVGENGLDKEQGRAAIWEVDRASGQHRLFATGLRNPNGMAWEPASGALWTAVNERDEIGSDLVPDYITSVRDGAFYGWPFSYYGQHVDARVKPQDPALVAKAIAPDYAVGPHTASLGLTFAEGSKLPAPFTEGAFIGQHGSWNRNPHSGYKVIFVPFSDGKPQGQPVDVLSGFLDDDKQAMGRPVGVVIDQQGALLVADDIGNKIWRVTAAKQP from the coding sequence ATGCTCACGCTTCGACACACCTTGCTCCTTGCCATCGCCGCCAGCCTCGCTGCCTGCGGCGAAACCTCCAGCCTGCAGGTCGCGGATGGAACCGGCCCGAACCCCAAGCTGCCGGAACCCAATCCCACGCTGATCCCCACGCTGAACATCGCCCCGGCCGTCGGCTGGCCCCAGGGAGCAAAACCACTGGCGGCCAGCGGAACCCAGGTCAATGCCTTCGCCGAGGATCTCGACCATCCGCGCTGGCTCTATGTACTGCCTAACGGGGACATCCTGGTGGCGGAAACCAATGCCCCGCCCAAACCGGACGACAGCCAGGGAATTCGCGGCTGGGTCGCCGGCAAAGTGATGGGCCGCGCTGGCGCGACAGTTCCCAGCGCCAATCGCATCACCCTGCTACGGGATGCAGATCACGACGGCGTGGCAGAAACCCGCAGTGTATTCCTGGAAAACCTCAACTCGCCCTTTGGCATGACCCTGATGGGCAACGACCTGTATGTGGCGGACACCGACAAGTTGCTGCGTTTCCCCTACCAGAACGGTGACACCCGGATCAGCGCCAGCGCCACCAAGGTGCTCGACCTGCCGGGTGGCACACTGAATCACCACTGGACCAAGAATGTCATTGCCAGCAAGGACGGCAGCAAGCTGTATGTCACCGTCGGTTCCAACAGCAACGTCGGCGAAAATGGCCTGGACAAGGAGCAAGGTCGCGCGGCGATCTGGGAAGTGGATCGTGCCAGCGGCCAGCACCGGCTGTTCGCCACCGGCCTGCGCAACCCCAACGGCATGGCCTGGGAACCTGCAAGCGGGGCACTCTGGACTGCCGTGAATGAACGAGATGAGATCGGCAGCGACCTGGTGCCCGACTACATCACTTCGGTCAGGGACGGTGCGTTCTATGGCTGGCCCTTCAGCTACTACGGCCAGCATGTCGACGCACGGGTCAAGCCTCAGGACCCGGCCCTCGTGGCCAAGGCGATCGCCCCGGACTACGCCGTGGGACCGCACACCGCCTCACTGGGACTGACATTTGCTGAAGGCAGCAAACTTCCGGCGCCCTTCACCGAAGGCGCCTTCATCGGCCAGCATGGTTCCTGGAACCGCAACCCCCACAGCGGCTACAAAGTGATTTTCGTGCCTTTCAGCGACGGCAAGCCCCAGGGTCAGCCGGTCGACGTGCTCAGTGGTTTTCTCGATGACGACAAACAAGCAATGGGCCGTCCGGTAGGGGTGGTGATCGACCAGCAGGGAGCCCTGCTAGTGGCGGATGACATCGGCAACAAGATCTGGCGAGTAACGGCCGCCAAGCAGCCCTGA
- the cobO gene encoding cob(I)yrinic acid a,c-diamide adenosyltransferase: MSESLERDERHLARMLRKKALIDERIANSPNECGLLLVLTGNGKGKSSSAFGMLARSMGHGMRCGVVQFIKGRESTGEELFFRRFPEQVSFHVMGEGFTWETQDRQRDIAAAEAAWAVSRELLSNPDVGLVVLDELNIALKHGYLDLDQVLGDLQARPPMQHVVVTGRGAKPQMIELADTVTEMGMLKHAFQAGIKAQKGIEL; encoded by the coding sequence ATGAGTGAATCCCTCGAGCGTGACGAGCGTCATTTGGCGCGCATGCTGCGCAAAAAAGCACTGATCGACGAGCGCATCGCCAACTCGCCCAACGAGTGCGGGCTGCTGCTGGTACTGACGGGCAATGGCAAGGGCAAGAGCAGCTCGGCTTTCGGCATGCTGGCCCGATCCATGGGGCATGGCATGCGCTGTGGCGTTGTGCAGTTCATCAAGGGCCGCGAAAGCACCGGTGAAGAGCTGTTTTTCCGGCGTTTCCCCGAGCAGGTGAGCTTTCATGTGATGGGCGAGGGTTTCACCTGGGAGACCCAGGATCGCCAGCGAGACATTGCCGCTGCCGAAGCCGCCTGGGCAGTGTCCCGGGAGTTGCTGAGCAATCCCGATGTCGGCCTGGTGGTACTCGATGAGCTGAACATTGCCCTCAAGCACGGTTACCTGGACCTGGATCAGGTATTGGGCGACCTGCAGGCCCGTCCGCCGATGCAGCACGTGGTGGTGACCGGGCGGGGGGCCAAGCCGCAAATGATCGAGCTGGCCGATACCGTGACCGAGATGGGCATGCTCAAGCATGCCTTCCAAGCGGGTATCAAGGCGCAGAAGGGCATCGAGCTGTGA
- a CDS encoding cobyrinate a,c-diamide synthase, translating to MTDVRHCPAVLIAAPASGQGKTTVTAALARLHRNQGRKVRVFKCGPDFLDPMILERASGAPVYQLDLWMVGEQESRRLLWEAAGEADLILIEGVMGLFDGTPSSADLARHFGVPVLGVIDGTAMAQTFGALALGLARYQPDLPFAGVLANRVGTVRHAQLLEGSLTEGLRWYGALSRETGIELPSRHLGLVQANELNDLDLRLDAAAQALASSCQVALPPAVGFAAPAPQVCEPLLEGVRIAVAQDEAFAFTYGASLDLLRAMGAQLHFFSPIHDRELPAADSLYLPGGYPELHHQALAQNTGMLDAIRAHHAAGKPLLAECGGMLYLLDALTDVEGLRAELLGLLPGEAVMQKRLAALALQAVDLPEGSLRGHTYHHSLTSTTLEPIARGVSPNGGRGAEAVYRDGRMTASYVHFYFPSNPLAVAALFAPQHMVGEGQASE from the coding sequence ATGACTGATGTTCGTCATTGCCCGGCGGTATTGATCGCCGCACCGGCATCCGGCCAGGGCAAGACCACCGTGACCGCCGCCCTCGCGCGCCTGCACCGCAACCAGGGGCGCAAGGTGCGAGTCTTCAAGTGCGGTCCGGACTTTCTCGACCCGATGATTCTCGAGCGTGCCAGCGGTGCCCCGGTGTACCAGCTGGACCTGTGGATGGTGGGTGAGCAGGAGAGTCGCCGCCTGCTGTGGGAGGCGGCCGGGGAGGCCGACCTGATCCTGATCGAAGGCGTCATGGGGCTGTTCGACGGCACCCCGTCCAGCGCTGACCTGGCGCGGCATTTCGGCGTGCCGGTACTGGGGGTGATCGATGGCACTGCCATGGCCCAGACCTTCGGCGCCCTGGCCCTTGGCCTGGCGCGTTACCAGCCGGACCTGCCGTTTGCCGGGGTGCTGGCCAATCGGGTGGGTACTGTGCGTCATGCGCAGTTGCTCGAAGGCAGCCTGACCGAGGGACTGCGCTGGTATGGCGCGTTGTCCCGGGAAACTGGCATCGAACTGCCCAGTCGCCACCTGGGTCTGGTGCAGGCCAACGAACTCAATGACCTGGACCTGCGCCTGGACGCTGCTGCCCAAGCCCTGGCCAGCAGTTGCCAGGTAGCGTTGCCACCGGCCGTGGGGTTTGCCGCGCCGGCCCCGCAGGTGTGTGAGCCATTGCTGGAGGGGGTGCGGATCGCCGTGGCGCAGGACGAAGCGTTTGCTTTCACCTATGGCGCCAGCCTGGATCTGCTGCGGGCCATGGGCGCGCAGTTGCACTTTTTCTCGCCGATTCATGATCGTGAATTGCCGGCGGCCGACAGCCTGTACCTGCCCGGCGGTTACCCGGAGCTGCACCATCAGGCGCTGGCGCAGAACACCGGCATGCTGGATGCCATTCGTGCTCACCATGCCGCCGGCAAGCCGTTGCTTGCTGAATGTGGCGGGATGCTTTACCTGCTCGATGCCCTGACCGACGTCGAAGGCCTGCGTGCCGAACTGCTGGGGCTGTTGCCCGGCGAGGCCGTGATGCAGAAACGTCTGGCAGCTCTGGCCCTGCAAGCGGTGGACCTGCCGGAAGGCAGCCTGCGCGGGCATACCTACCATCACTCCCTGACCAGTACGACGCTCGAGCCCATCGCTCGGGGCGTGAGCCCCAACGGTGGGCGTGGCGCCGAGGCGGTGTATCGCGATGGGCGGATGACCGCCTCCTATGTGCACTTCTATTTCCCGTCCAATCCGTTGGCGGTGGCGGCGTTGTTCGCGCCGCAGCATATGGTTGGCGAGGGCCAGGCGAGTGAGTGA
- the bluB gene encoding 5,6-dimethylbenzimidazole synthase: MSELAFSAPEREAVYRAIAERRDMRHFAGGNVAPEVLQRLLEAAHQAPSVGLMQPWRFIRISDRALRESIRQLVEQERVRTAEALGERSDEFMKLKVEGINDCAELLVAALMDGRERHVFGRRTLPEMDLASMSCAIQNLWLAARSEGLGMGWVSLFEPQALAALLGLPEGAKPLAVLCLGPVAEFYPAPMLALEGWAQPRPLSELLYENYWGVSR, encoded by the coding sequence GTGAGTGAGCTGGCTTTTTCCGCACCCGAGCGCGAGGCGGTCTACCGCGCCATCGCCGAACGCCGTGACATGCGCCATTTCGCCGGCGGCAACGTTGCCCCCGAGGTGCTGCAGCGTCTGCTGGAGGCTGCGCACCAGGCGCCCAGTGTCGGGCTGATGCAGCCCTGGCGCTTCATCCGCATCAGTGATCGAGCGCTGCGCGAAAGTATTCGGCAACTGGTAGAGCAGGAGCGAGTGCGTACTGCCGAGGCCCTCGGGGAGCGTTCCGACGAGTTCATGAAACTCAAGGTCGAGGGCATCAACGATTGTGCCGAGCTTCTGGTGGCCGCCTTGATGGATGGCCGCGAGCGGCATGTTTTTGGCCGCCGCACGCTCCCGGAAATGGACCTGGCGTCGATGTCCTGCGCAATCCAGAACCTGTGGCTGGCGGCGCGCAGCGAAGGCCTGGGCATGGGCTGGGTCTCGTTGTTCGAGCCCCAGGCCCTGGCTGCACTGCTGGGTTTGCCCGAGGGAGCCAAGCCCTTGGCGGTGTTGTGCCTGGGGCCGGTTGCCGAATTTTACCCGGCGCCGATGCTGGCGCTGGAAGGTTGGGCCCAGCCCCGACCATTGAGTGAGTTGCTGTATGAGAATTACTGGGGAGTGAGTCGATGA